The Thermodesulfovibrionales bacterium DNA segment GGTGCGGCAGTTAACCTGTGCACCGACTGGCACTTTTAACCATGATGTTGATTGGAACACTGCCTCACCCAGAAAAATAAGAGTTGCCGGCATTCTTTACTGCCCGGGTCGTGAGCCATCATCGGACTGGCGTAAGAACCATGGGAATTGTTAAACAACGAAGTGGACTCGGCACGGAACCGAAGGTTTTCTGGTCCGCCATACAGCGGAAGGGCTCTCTTAAGGGAACAATCTCTGAGTGTAGCCTCGATCCTGATGGGTGTCTGGCACAGTGAAGACTGCAGCCGAAGCCCAATGAAAAAACGGCATAGGTAAGAGCGTCGGCAGCTCATAAAAAGGGAGAAGTAACAATGCTTCTCGATAAGATACGTTTTCCTCTTGACTGGTGTCCGCTAAATGGGTGTCGGTGAAGGCAATAGAAAGTCTTCCCTCATTGCAGTCTCATTCCAGGGTGAAGGCTCGCAACAGGAGGGCACCCGCCTTCTCGACAGCGTATTTTTCCGGATCTCTGTGCGACGAGCGACTTCTTCTCAGGGTCCCGCCAGCGCATTGACAGGTCTTGATCCGAAGCCCTATATTTGATTGCGTAAAGGACCTATGAGGAGGCAACGGGCGGTGAAATGATTAACTCTCTCTACATCCACATCCCCTTCTGTATCAGGAAATGCATCTACTGCGATTTCTTCTCCGTACCCTTTGACGAGACCCTCGCCCTCGACTATATGAACGCGGTTCTTCGCGAACTCGCACTGAGAAGAGATATCGCGGGCGAATTGAAAACGATCTATATAGGCGGCGGCACCCCAACCGTATTACCCACACAGTCCCTCATGCGGTTGCTGGGGACGTTGAAAGACTCCTATACGATATCCCGTGATGCTGAAATTACCCTTGAGGTCAATCCCGGGACGATTGACGGAGAGAAGGCTCAGATGCTCTCGGGGAGCGGTATCAATCGGTGCAGCATCGGCGTCCAGTCGTTCGACGATGGGGAACTGAAGTTGCTCGGGAGGATTCACAATGTTGCGGATATCGTGAACGCCGTGGAGGCAGTCAGGAACTCGGGTATCGGGAACCTCTCCCTCGACCTTATCTATGGCATACCGGGGCAGATAGAGGACCGCTGGGAGCGCAATCTGGCAAAGGCTATAGAACTCGTCCCCGAGCATATCTCGGCTTACGAACTCACTCCTGAGAAGGGTACGGAACTCTTCGAACTGTTCAGAGAGAAAAAGCTCATGAAAGCCCCTGAAGAGACCGTCATCGCCATGTACTACCATACGATCGATAGATTGCGAGACGCGGGTTACCGGCACTACGAAATCTCCAACTTTGC contains these protein-coding regions:
- the hemW gene encoding radical SAM family heme chaperone HemW; protein product: MINSLYIHIPFCIRKCIYCDFFSVPFDETLALDYMNAVLRELALRRDIAGELKTIYIGGGTPTVLPTQSLMRLLGTLKDSYTISRDAEITLEVNPGTIDGEKAQMLSGSGINRCSIGVQSFDDGELKLLGRIHNVADIVNAVEAVRNSGIGNLSLDLIYGIPGQIEDRWERNLAKAIELVPEHISAYELTPEKGTELFELFREKKLMKAPEETVIAMYYHTIDRLRDAGYRHYEISNFAKEGFSCRHNLNYWNRGEYIGIGAGAHSFIRDKRMKNLSDIGRYIEKLGDDDLAIEETVELSCEEAIKEFIFLGLRKAEGLDIREFRQDLGIDILEVSAGLIADGLLESDGDRLRLTRSGIVVSNTVIAKLFEELERR